In the genome of Phragmites australis chromosome 9, lpPhrAust1.1, whole genome shotgun sequence, the window CGAGAACCTGAACGAGAGCCAGACCGGTGCGGGGAAGATCGTACCTGTGCTTTGTCCATTGCTGCAGCTAGAGTCATTGGGGGAGACTTCCGCGGCGGCGGCAATGAACCCTTCCATGGTCGAACCCGTGGCCTAGTGTTAACCACCGCATCCACAATCCGTTTTGCCACTGATCTTTCATCTAAGGCAGAGTACGATGCATCTGAAATCTCATTCCCCGCAGCTGCGAGCTCAGACATGGTAAATCCACAGTCATTTGCTCGTTTGACAAATTCCGGTGTATCCAGAGACTCTGGTTCACTTCCTTCATCATCACTACTGGGATCAGATTCACTCAGTGCACAGAACCTGGAACCTTTGAAGTCCTCGACACCATGCACGTGAGGTCGAGGCTTTGACGTCATCGCAACTGCAAGCTCCATCTCCCTCGCCATACGCTCACTGTCCAGGATCCGCTCCGCTTCGTCGAAGAGAACGGCGTCGTCGACATCCACCTCCGA includes:
- the LOC133928763 gene encoding uncharacterized protein LOC133928763 isoform X1 → MKNGDQSSTEDSDGDVEDLGDTEAFAAAVQPPAVDLKVHDVVDVGDWQTVKKKRDRRPTRLQRPIASRAFAGEVDGVCTKRRLRARRLTLAPTAQSEVDVDDAVLFDEAERILDSERMAREMELAVAMTSKPRPHVHGVEDFKGSRFCALSESDPSSDDEGSEPESLDTPEFVKRANDCGFTMSELAAAGNEISDASYSALDERSVAKRIVDAVVNTRPRVRPWKGSLPPPRKSPPMTLAAAMDKAQVLYRGTHWLRFWTNLQPKEEDQELIMSAC